The genomic DNA GGGGCGACCGCCACCGGCGAGGCGTTCGTGCCGTCGGCGATCACCGCCGCGCACAAGACGCTGCCGCTGCCAAGCTATGTCGAGGTGACGGCGCTGGACAGCGGGCGGACGATCCTGGTGCGGGTCAATGATCGCGGTCCGATGCGCAACGATCAGCTAATCGCCCTGTCGCCGGGCGCGGCGGCGCAACTTGGCGTGGCCGGGCAGGGCGCGGCGGCGGTGCGGGTGCGGCGGGTCAATCCGCCCGAACAGGAACGCGCGGCGTTGCGCGCCCATGGGCAGGCGGCCGAGCGGCTGGAAACGCCGGCAGCTTTGCTGAAAGTGTTGCGCGGCAAGCTGCCAGCGCGGAGCGTAGCCGCGCCGCTGCCGCGCGCGCCTATCGCGGCGAAGCCCAGACCGGCGGTGGCACAGGCCCGGCCGCCCGTCGCCAACCGGCCGGGCGCGGATTTCGACAGGCCGGCGGTCGCGCCCAGGCCTGTGGCGCAGCCGGTCAAGGTTCCGCCCGCCCCGAAACCGACGCCCAGGCCGACGCCCGCCCCGGCCCCCACCCCGGCCCCCACCCCGGCCTCAGTCAAGACCGGCGGCTATGTCGTGCAGGTCGGCGCTTTCTCGTCGCAACCCCGTGCGCAGGCGCTGGCGAAAAGCCTGGGCGCGCGGGTCGAGCCGGCCGGCGCCATGTGGCGGGTTCGGCTTGGCCCCTATGCCACGCAGCAGGCGGCGCAGGCGGGCGTTCGCAGCGCGGCCGCCAAAGGCTTTGAGAATGCGCGCATCATGGCTAATGACGCGCGATAGACATCGCGGTTGAACAGCGATTCCATCCAGATCGAAGGCAGTGTTCCGATGAAGAAAAGCGTTGCAGTCCTCTTTGCCGCCGGGCTGCTGGCCCAGCCGCTGATCGCGGCCGCGCCGCCCTACACCACCGAAGCGCCGATCGCTTATATGAAGGATCTGTCGTCGGGCGCAGTGCTGTTCGACAAGGGGGGCGAGACGCGGATGCCGCCCGCGTCGATGGCCAAGATGATGACCGCGCATGTCGCCTTCCGCCTGATCCAGAAGGGCGAACTGAAACTCGACACCAAATTCACCGTGCGCCCGGAAACCTGGCAACAGTGGCACGGGCCGAAGGCGGGATCGACCATGTTCCTGTCGGTCGGCGAACAGGTGTCGGTCGAAAATCTGCTGCACGGCATCGTCACCCTGTCGGGCAATGACGCCTGCGTCGTGCTGGCCGAGGGAATTGCCGGGACGGAGCAGGCCTTCGTCGCGCTGATGAATGAAGAGGCCAAGCGGATGGGCCTTAAAAACAGCCATTTCGGTACCAGCAATGGCTGGCCGGATGAAGGCGTGACCTATGTGACTGCTGAGGATCTGGCCAAGCTGGCGCAGGCGACGGTCGAAGAAACGCCGGACCTCTACAGGAAATTCTACGCCACCCGCTCCTTCACCTGGGGCAAGACGATGGGCGGCGCGGACATCGCACAGGGCAATCGCAACCCGATCCTGGGCAAGATCGCCGGTGCGGACGGCCTCAAGACCGGTCATACCGAAGAAGCCGGTTTCGGCTTCACCGGATCGGCCGAACAGGATGGCCGCCGTCTGGTGATGGTGGTGGCGGGCCTGCCGACCTTCAACGGCCGGATCACCGAATCGGTGCGGTTCATGGACTGGGGCTTCCGCGCGTGGAAGGCGCAGCCGCTGTTCAAGAAGGGCCAGACGGTCGAAACGGCCGAGGTGCAGTTGGGCAGCGCGACCAGCGTGGCTTTGGTCGCGCCGCAAAATCTGGCCGTCACCCTGCCGCGCACGGCGTCGGCCAATGTGCAGGTGAAGGTGGTCTATACCGGCCCGATCAAGGCGCCGATCGCCAAGGGGCAGCAGATCGCCCAGTTGATCGTCCAGACCCCCGACACCCCGCCGCAGGTGATGCCGCTGGTCGCGGGTGAAGATGTCGCCGAGGCTGGCATTTTAGGCCGGCTGTGGAATGGCCTGAAGTCGCTCTTCGCTTGAGCCAAGGCACGTTCATCACGCTGGAGGGCGGCGAGGGCGCGGGCAAATCGACCCAGCTCCGCGCGCTGGCGGCGGCCCTGCGCGCGCGCGGTCTGGACGTGGTCGAGACGCGCGAGCCGGGCGGCAGCGAAGGGGCGGAGGCGATCCGCGCCCTGTTGCTGACCGGGGGCGCGGATCGCTGGAGTCCGCGCGCTGAAGCGTTGCTGTTCGCGGCGGCACGGGCGGATCATGTCGAAAAGACGATCCGGCCGGCGCTGGCGCGGGGCGCGTGGGTGTTGTCCGACCGTTTCCTCGATTCGAGCCGCGCCTATCAGGGGCAGGGCGACCTGACCGACGCCGACATAGTGACGCTGCACCGGATCGGCAGCGCGGGCTTCCTGCCCGATCGCACCTTGCTGCTGACCCTGCCCGAAGCGGAGGCCACCGGCCGGGCAAAAGCGCGGGATGGCGATGCGGAGGACCGGATCGGCGGGCGGGCGAGCGATTTCCATCGCGCGGTGGCCGACGCCTTTGTCCGCTTTGCGGCGGAGGAAGGCGAGCGGGTCCGCGCTATCGATGCGTCCGGGCCGGCGGAGGTCGTGACCCATCGCCTGCTCGCCGCGATCGAAGATTTGCTGCCATGACGGCCTTGCTGGGCCATGATGCGCAGGCCCGAACCCTGACCGCCGCCGCGCGCAGCGGGCGGATGCATCATGGCTGGATACTTGCCGGCCCCAAGGGCATCGGCAAGGCCAGCTTCGCGCGCGCGCTGGCGCTGCGCCTGCTGGCCGACGCGGCCGGGCCGGAGATCGCGCAGGAGGGGCTGTTCGTTCCCGAAAGCCACCCGACCCGTCGCCTGATCGATGCCGCCGCCCATCCCGACTATGCCGAACTGGCGCCGCTGGAGAAGGAAACCGGCACGGCGCGTAACATCAGCGTCGATCAGGTGCGCGGGCTGGGACGGCTGATCCAGTCCGCGCCCTCGCTGTCGACGCGCCGCGTGGTGGTGATCGACAGCGCCGACGATCTGGAGCGCGGGGCGGCCAATGCGCTGCTCAAGACGCTGGAGGAACCGCCGTCCGACATGATCTTCCTGCTGGTCAGCCATGCGCCGGGCCGCCTGCTGCCGACCATCCGGTCGCGCTGCCGCACCTTGCGCTTCGATCCGCTGGACAATGCGGCGATGCGCGCGGTGCTGAAGGCGGCCGACGAGACGCTGTCGCCGCAGGAAATCGACGCGCTGGTGCGGGCGGGCGAGGGGTCGCCGGGGCAGGCGCTGCGCTATGCCGGCCTCAACCTGTCGGAGATCGAGCAGATATTGGCCAGCCTGGCGGCGCAGGGCGATCCCGGAAACCGCGAGCGGCTGGCGCTGGCCAAGGCGCTGGCGCTCAAATCGGCCAAGCCGCGTTACGAGGCGTTTCTGGAGCGCGCGCCCGCCTTCATCGCACAGGCGGCGCGGACGCGGCAGGGGCCGGCGCTGGGCGCGGCGCTGGCGCATTGGGAGAAAGCGCGGCATCTGGCGGGCGGGGCGGTGATCCTGTCGCTCGATCCGGCGGCAGTCGTGTTCGAACTGGCCGGCCATGTCGCGGCCCTCTCAAATTCGGGCTGAAAAGCGGCTTTGCGGCGGCGCGATGAGCGGCTAGGGAAGCGGCATGTCCACGCCCTTCACCATCACCACCGCCATTTCCTATCCCAATGGCCGCCCCCATATCGGCCACGCCTATGAGGTGATCGCCACCGACGCGATCGCCCGGTTCCAGCGGATGATGGGGCGCGACGTATTCTTTCAGACCGGCACCGACGAACATGGGCTGAAAATGGCCCAGACGGCGCGCGGCCGGGGCATCGAGCCACGCGAACTGGCCGATGAAATGGCCGGCTATTTCAAGCAGATGAACGAGAGGCTGAATATCAGCCATGATCGTTTCATCCGCACCAGCGAAGCCGATCATCACCGCGCCAGCCAGGCCATCTGGCAGGCGATGGAAGCCAATGGCGACCTGTATCTGGGCCGCTATGAAGGCTGGTATTCGGTTCGCGACGAAGCCTTTTACGACGAGAAGGAAATCGTCGAGGGGGAAGGGGGCGCTAAACTCTCCCCGCAAGGCACGCCGGTCGAATGGACGGTCGAGGAAAGCTGGTTCTTCCGCCTGTCCGCCTATCAGGACCGGCTGCTGGCGCTCTATGAAAGCCAGCCCGATTTCATCCAGCCCGACAGCCGCCGCAACGAGATCATGCGCTTTGTCGAGGGCGGCCTGTCCGACCTCAGCGTGTCGCGCACCAGTTTCGACTGGGGCGTGAAGGTGCCGGGCGCACAAGGCCATGTCATGTATGTGTGGGTCGACGCGCTCACCAATTATCTGACCGGCTGCGGCTATCCCGACGATGCCGATCGCATGGCGCGCTATTGGGCCGAAGGCGGCGATATCACCCACATCATCGGCAAGGATATCGTGCGTTTTCATACGGTCTACTGGCCGGCCTTCCTGATGAGCGCGAAGCTGCCCTTGCCCCGCCAGGTGTTCGGCCATGGCTTCCTGCTCAACCGGGGCGAGAAAATGTCCAAGTCGGTCGGCAATGTCGCCGACCCGATGGAACTGGCCGACCGCTTCGGCGTCGATCAGTTGCGCTATTTCCTGCTGTCCGAAGTCACGTTCGGCAATGACGGCAGCTATAGCGCGGAGGCGATCGTCCAGCGGGCGAACAGCGATCTGGGCAACGCCTTCGGCAATCTGGCGCAGCGGACGCTGAGCTTCATCGCCAAGAATCTGGAGGGGCGGTTGCCCGAGCCCAACTCTAATGATGATGATGCGGCATTATTGGATATTATTGAAGATACCCGAATAAACTTTAGAATCGCGATGGGCTCATTAGCACCGTCGCAAGCTATCGAGCATTGGATGAGGGCTATTTTTGCTTGCAACCAATATATTGATGCTCAAGCACCATGGACATTGCGTAAGACTGATCCAAAACGCATGGAAGCAGTGCTTGCTACTTTATACAGCGCTATAGGCAGTTTGGGGGTTTTTGCATTACCTATAATCCCGGCTAGTGCGTCGGCGCTACTCGATCAAATGGGTGTGCCTGCTGACATGCGGCATTATGAACAAGCACCATGGTATGCCGCCCTGCGTGCATCAGGCTTTACGTTGATCCAGCCCAAGCCGCTGTTCCCGCGCCTGGACCTCACCGAAGCGGACGCCTGACGCCATGTTGATCGACAGCCATTGTCACCTGAATTACAAGGGCTTGATCGAGGATCAGGCCAATGTGCTGGAACGCGCGCGGGCGCGGGGCATCGACCTGATGCTCAACATCGCCACCCGTGAAAGCGAATGGGATGCGGTGCTGGATACCGCCGTGCGTCAGCCGGACGTGTGGGCGACGGTCGGCATTCACCCGCATGAGGCGGACGAACATCCCCATGTCGACACCGCCAAGCTGGTCGAGCGCGCCGCGCATCCGCGCGTCGTCGGCATCGGCGAAACCGGCCTCGATTATTATTACGACCATAGCGACCGCGAACGGCAGCAGGCGAGTTTCCGATCGCACATCGTCGCCGCGCGCGAAACCGGCCTGCCGCTGATCGTCCATACCCGCGACGCGGAGGCGGACACGCTGGCCATCATGCGCGACGAGATGGGGAAGGGCGCCTATGGCGGCGTCATCCATTGCTTCACCGCCAGCGGCGCCTTTGCCGATGCGGCGATGGAACTGGGCTTCTACATCAGCATTTCCGGCATCGTGACCTTCAAGACCGCGAAGGATTTGCAGGAGACGGCGGCACGGCTGCCGCTCGACCGGCTGCTGGTCGAGACGGACTCGCCCTTTCTGGCGCCGGTGCCGCATCGCGGCAAAAGCTGCGAGCCGGCCTTCGTCGCCGACACCGCGCAGTTTCTGGCCGACCTGCGCGGCGAGAGCATCGAGCAACTGGCGGCGGCGACATCGGCCAATTTCCGCACCCTCTTCGCCAAGGTCGCATGAGCCTCACACTCACGATCCTGGGCTGTGGCACATCGTCGGGCGTGCCCCGGATCGGCAATGACTGGGGGACATGCGACCCCGCCGAGCCGAAGAACCGGCGGACCCGCGTGTCCATATTGGTCGAAAGCGCGACGACCCGCATCCTGGTCGACACATCGCCCGACATGCGCGCGCAGTTGCTGGCGGCGGACGTGATCGATATCGACGCGATCCTGTGGACGCACGACCATGCCGACCATACCCATGGGCTGGACGATGTGCGCCAGCTCTACCATCATCGCCGCACCCCGGTTCCGGGCTATGCGCGCGCGCAGACATTGAAGCTGATGCGGCAGCGTTTCGCCTATGCGTTTGAGGGGCGAAACGGATATCATGCGACGATCGACGGCCATGTGCTGCCCGATGGCTTGCGGATCGGCGACATCGACATCGCCTGTATCGACCAGCCGCATGGCGATATCTGGTCCACCGGCTTTCGCTTCGCCCATGGCGGCCGGTCGATCGGCTATGCCACCGATTTCCATGCGCTGACGCCGGACATGCTGGCGCTCTATGACGGGCTGGACCTGTGGGTGGTCGATGCGCTGCGGGAAAAGCCGCACCCGACCCATCCGCATCTGGCGCTGACGCTGGACGGGATCGCCGCCGCCCGGCCCGGTCGCGCCATCCTGACCCATATGGACCAGAGCATGGATTATGCGACATTGCGCCGCACCCTGCCCAACGGCGTGGAGCCGGGCTATGACGGCATGGTGGTGACATTGGACGCGCGCGAGCAGGGGGATTGATGGACGGCGATCAGGCGGCTTCGACCCTCTGGTATGTGCTGGCGCTGGTGCTGGTCGGCTCCGCGCTGATCGGTCGGCGCATGGCCTGGGGCGGGTTGCTCAAGATGGCGCTGCTATGGGTCGCGATCTTCGCCGGATTGCTGGGCCTCTTCAAATTCGCCAAGACACAGGGCTATCTGACCGGGCGATGGGCGGAGGAGGGGGAGACCGTATCCCCGGACGAAGCCCCCGCCGCCCTGCCGCGCGCCCGCGCCGAAGGGGAAACGCTGCGCATTCCCGTGGCGCGGGACGGCCATTATTGGGTCGAAGGCACGATCAACGGCACGCCCGCGCGCTTTCTGATCGACAGCGGCGCGACGATCACCGCCCTGTCGCAAAGCACGGCGCGCGCCGCCGGCCTCAACTATGATGTCGGTGCGCCCGGCGTCATCCTGTCCACCGCCAATGGCAAGGTGGAGGCGAAGCAATCGACCATCTCCACCCTCGCCATCGGGCCGATCCGCGCCAGCGATTTGCCGGTCGTCGTATCACCCGCCTTTGGCGAGGTCAATGTGATCGGCATGAACATGCTGTCGCGTCTGAAAGGCTGGGGCGCGCAAAATGGGGAAATGGTGCTGACGCCATGACGGGGCCGATCGCGGGCGCGCCGACGCAGGGCCAGCGGCTGAAGGCCATTATCGGCGGGTCCACCGGCAATCTGGTGGAATGGTACGACTGGTATGCCTATGCCGCCTTCACCCTCTATTTCGCGCCGCATTTCTTCCCCAGCGAGGACCGCACCGCCCAGTTGCTGAGCGCGGCGGGGATCTTCGCCGTCGGCTTTCTGATGCGGCCGATCGGCGCTTGGCTGATGGGCGTCTATGCCGACCGCCATGGGCGCAAGAGCGGGCTGACCCTGTCGGTGGCGCTGATGTGCGCGGGGTCGCTGCTGATCGGGATCACGCCGGGCTATGAGACGATCGGCGTCGGCGCACCGACGCTGCTGGTGCTGGCGCGGCTGATGCAGGGGCTGTCGATCGGCGGCGAATATGGCGCGAGCGCGACCTATTTGTCGGAAATGGCGGGCAAGAACCGGCGCGGCTTCTTCTCCAGCTTTCAATATGTGACGCTGATCGCCGGGCAGTTGGTGGCGATCTGCGTGCTGTTGCTGTTGCAGGCGACATTGAGCGAGGCGCAACTGGACGCCTGGGGCTGGCGCATCCCCTTCTTCATCGGCGGGGCGCTGGCGATCGTGGTATTCTGGCTGCGGCGCGGCCTCGCCGAGACGCAGAGCTTTGCTGTGGCCAAGGCGCAGGGCGCGCCGAAGTCGGGCTTCATCGAACTCATCACCAACCATCCGCGCGAGACGCTGACGGTGATGCTGCTGACGGCGGGCGGGACGATCGCTTTCTATGCCTACAGCATCTACATGCAGAAATTCCTGGTCAACACGAGCGGCCTGAGCCGGGAAACCGCATCGCAGATCAATGCGATCACGCTGTTCGCGTTCATGCTGCTCCAGCCGGTTGCCGGTGCGCTGTCCGACCGGATCGGGCGCAAGCCGCTGATGATCGGTTTCGGCGTGCTGGGCATGGTCTGCACCTATCCGATCTTCGCCACGCTGGCGGTGACGAAAGACCCGCTGGTCGCCGGTCTGCTGGTGATGGCGGGGCTGGTGATCGTCACCGGCTATACGTCGATCAACGCGGTGGTGAAGGCCGAACTGTTTCCCGCGCATATCCGCGCGCTGGGCGTGGCGCTGCCTTATGCGCTGGCCAATACGCTGTTCGGGGGGACGGCCGAGTTCGTGGCCTTGTGGTTCAAGCAGGCGGGCATGGAGCAGGCTTTCTACATCTATGTCACGCTGATGATCGGCATATCGCTGACCGTCTATGTGAAGATGCGCGACACCGCCAAACACAGCCTGATCCGCGAGGATTGAGGCGTGACGTGTGACAGCGAGTGGTACAGCTGTATGGAATTGCGCAACATGCGTGAATTTAACATAATCATTATTATCGCACTTTGTGATCGGGGCTGGTCAGGGCGGCGTTGAACCCCTACCGCAAAGCCATAGCCCTTCATCAGTTCGGATTTCCCTATGTCCAAAGCCAGTCCCGCCGACATCATGCCGCTTGCCACTGTGATGGCGCGGCTGCGCGATCCCGACACCGGCTGTCCCTGGGACATCGATCAGGATTTCGCCTCGATCGCGCCCTATACGATCGAGGAAGCCTATGAGGTCGCCGACGCCATTGAGCGCAACGACATTGCCGGGTTGCGCGACGAATTGGGCGACCTGCTGCTCCAGGTGGCGTTTCACAGCCGCATGGCCGAACAGGCCGGACATTTCGCGTTGCAGGATGTCATCGACGGCATCACGGAAAAGATGATCCGCCGCCATCCCCACGTCTTTGGCGAAGGCGCGAAGCGCGAGGATGGCCATGCGCAATGGGAAGCCATCAAGGCGGCCGAGCGGGCCGAAAAGGAGCCGGACCCCAGTGCGCTGGCCGGCGTGGCGATCGCCCTGCCCGCGCTGCTGCGCGCGGAGAAACTCCAGAAACGCGCGGCGCGCACCGGCTTCGACTGGCCCGACATGGTCGGCGTGATCGACAAGATCGCGGAGGAACTGGACGAGGTGCGCGCGGCCGGGACGGCGGATGAGCGGGAGGAGGAAGTGGGCGACCTGATCTTCGCCGTCGTCAACCTCGCACGACATCTGAAGGTCGACCCGGAAACTGCTTTGCGCAAGGCCAATGCCAAATTCGATCGGCGGTTCCGGTCGATGGAGGACATGGCCGGACCGGATTTTGCCGGCCTGTCGCTGGACGACAAGGAAGGGCTTTGGCAGCGGGCAAAGCGTCAGGAAAAAGGCGCCTGAACCGCGATCCGTCCGATTTTGAGACATGATCCAGACAGAGTTCGGAATTAAAACGTATATTTGACAAGGCCTTGTAAAGACCATAGCTTTTCCTTCAACATTGGAGGAAAATGCGATGCGCCTGACGATCCTTCTTCCGCTTTGCTGCGCGATTGCCGTGCCGGCCCAGGCCCAGTCGGGCATAACGGGTATCCATATCAACCTGCCGACGGCATCGTCCGCCCCGGTTGGCGGCTATGGTCCCGATAATTTCCGTAGCGCCGGCAACGGCATGTTCCATGATATCCGGCAGGCGCAGACGCTGATCGCATCGGGCGACTATATGCAGGCAGACAGCCTGTTGGCGACACTGGTCGGCAGGACGAGCAGCCGTCAGGTCCGCTTCCTGAAGGGCGTGGCCAAGCTGGGTCTGGGCGATGCCGAAGCGGCGCGTCGCTATTTCGAAATGAGCCTCTATCGCGGTCGCAACGGCAATCCCGGCGCCATGTCGGGACTGGCGCTGGCCGAAATCCGATTGGGCAACCGGGATGCCGCACAGGGCATATTGGAAAAGCTGCGCTATCAGCGCGCGCGGTGCGACGACAATTGCGATCGCGCCGCGCCGCTGGAACAGGCCGTGGCCGTGGTGGAAAAGGCGCTGACCTGAAGCAAAGGTCGGGTGCCCTATCCCCTTCCCCGCTTGGCGTACCGCGCAAAGGCGGCGTCCGACAGGCGGACATCGACGCGGCTTTCCTCGCCTTCGATCGTGGTGGACAGGACTTCGCCATGTTCGTGCAGCCAGGCCAGCGTCGCGCCGTCCGACACCGGCACCCGCAGGCCATAGACTTTCGCGCCACGGGTCATGCGGTCGCTGATCGTGCGCTGGAGCGTTTCCACCCCCTCCCCGGTCAGCGCCGAAAGGATGACGACATCGTCGCGGCGCGCCGCCTGTTCGCGGGCGAGCGCTTCATCCTCCTCGCTTAGCAGGTCGAGCTTGTTCCACGCCTCGATGATCGGCGGGGCGTCCTCGCCGGCATTCTCCCCGACCACGTTCAATTCGCCCAGCACGTCCAGCACATCGTCGCGCTGCGCTTCGCTGTCGGGATGGGCGATATCGCGGACATGGACGATGAGGTCGGCCGACAGCACCTCCTCCAGCGTCGCGCGGAAGGCAGCGATGAGCTGGGTCGGGAGGTCGGACACGAAACCGACGGTGTCGGACAGGATCGCCTTGTCCAGGCCCGGCAACACAATCTGCCGCATGGTCGGGTCGAGCGTGGCGAAAAGCAGATCCTCCGCCATGACGGCGGCGCCGGTCATGCGGTTGAACAGCGTGGATTTTCCGGCGTTGGTATAGCCGACCAGCGCGATCACCGGCCAGGGCGCGCGCTGGCGCCGGGCGCGGTGCAGGCCGCGCGTGCGCGTCACCTGATCCAGTTCGCGGCGAATTTTCGCCATGCGATCGCGGATCATGCGGCGATCCGCCTCGATCTGGGTTTCACCGGGGCCGCCGAGGAAGCCGAAGCCGCCGCGCTGCCGCTCCAAATGGGTCCAGCTCCGCACCAGCCGGCCGGCCTGATAGTCGAGATGGGCGAGTTCGACCTGCAACCGGCCTTCATTGGTGGCGGCGCGCTCACCGAAAATTTCAAGGATCAGCCCGGTGCGGTCGATGACCTTGGCCTCGCACGCCTTTTCCAGATTGCTCTGCTGCACCGGCGACAGGCTGTTGTCGACGATGATGAGTTCGGCCTCTTCCTGACGGGCCAGCGTCGCGATCTGGTCCACCTGTCCGCTGCCGAACAGGGTGGCGGGCTTGCGGTCGCGGACGCGAAAAGCCTGCGCAGCGCGCACGTCGATACCAATGGCGAGGGCAAGGCCGCGCGCCTCCTCCAGCCGGGCATCGCTGTCGCGACGGTCGGCATTATGGGTTTCGGCATGAACGACGACAGCGCGCGCGCCGCGCGCCACTTCGTCATCGGAGTCGCGGTTGAATATGGCCATGAATGTTTAGAGCATCTTGCCGCGATCCGGTCCACCATGGGGCGGACCGGACGCTGGACAGACGATCAGTCGTCCTGTTCATTCTCGCCGCTG from Sphingobium sp. CAP-1 includes the following:
- a CDS encoding septal ring lytic transglycosylase RlpA family protein — translated: MLSNNKGAAIAVMMLALGSGGAVLAQPKARSMVADGAPVLGAPYQVSGTSYTPADPVYYDEVGYAGAMEEGSQSGATATGEAFVPSAITAAHKTLPLPSYVEVTALDSGRTILVRVNDRGPMRNDQLIALSPGAAAQLGVAGQGAAAVRVRRVNPPEQERAALRAHGQAAERLETPAALLKVLRGKLPARSVAAPLPRAPIAAKPRPAVAQARPPVANRPGADFDRPAVAPRPVAQPVKVPPAPKPTPRPTPAPAPTPAPTPASVKTGGYVVQVGAFSSQPRAQALAKSLGARVEPAGAMWRVRLGPYATQQAAQAGVRSAAAKGFENARIMANDAR
- a CDS encoding D-alanyl-D-alanine carboxypeptidase family protein is translated as MKKSVAVLFAAGLLAQPLIAAAPPYTTEAPIAYMKDLSSGAVLFDKGGETRMPPASMAKMMTAHVAFRLIQKGELKLDTKFTVRPETWQQWHGPKAGSTMFLSVGEQVSVENLLHGIVTLSGNDACVVLAEGIAGTEQAFVALMNEEAKRMGLKNSHFGTSNGWPDEGVTYVTAEDLAKLAQATVEETPDLYRKFYATRSFTWGKTMGGADIAQGNRNPILGKIAGADGLKTGHTEEAGFGFTGSAEQDGRRLVMVVAGLPTFNGRITESVRFMDWGFRAWKAQPLFKKGQTVETAEVQLGSATSVALVAPQNLAVTLPRTASANVQVKVVYTGPIKAPIAKGQQIAQLIVQTPDTPPQVMPLVAGEDVAEAGILGRLWNGLKSLFA
- the tmk gene encoding dTMP kinase, with the translated sequence MSQGTFITLEGGEGAGKSTQLRALAAALRARGLDVVETREPGGSEGAEAIRALLLTGGADRWSPRAEALLFAAARADHVEKTIRPALARGAWVLSDRFLDSSRAYQGQGDLTDADIVTLHRIGSAGFLPDRTLLLTLPEAEATGRAKARDGDAEDRIGGRASDFHRAVADAFVRFAAEEGERVRAIDASGPAEVVTHRLLAAIEDLLP
- a CDS encoding AAA family ATPase, whose product is MTALLGHDAQARTLTAAARSGRMHHGWILAGPKGIGKASFARALALRLLADAAGPEIAQEGLFVPESHPTRRLIDAAAHPDYAELAPLEKETGTARNISVDQVRGLGRLIQSAPSLSTRRVVVIDSADDLERGAANALLKTLEEPPSDMIFLLVSHAPGRLLPTIRSRCRTLRFDPLDNAAMRAVLKAADETLSPQEIDALVRAGEGSPGQALRYAGLNLSEIEQILASLAAQGDPGNRERLALAKALALKSAKPRYEAFLERAPAFIAQAARTRQGPALGAALAHWEKARHLAGGAVILSLDPAAVVFELAGHVAALSNSG
- the metG gene encoding methionine--tRNA ligase; this translates as MSTPFTITTAISYPNGRPHIGHAYEVIATDAIARFQRMMGRDVFFQTGTDEHGLKMAQTARGRGIEPRELADEMAGYFKQMNERLNISHDRFIRTSEADHHRASQAIWQAMEANGDLYLGRYEGWYSVRDEAFYDEKEIVEGEGGAKLSPQGTPVEWTVEESWFFRLSAYQDRLLALYESQPDFIQPDSRRNEIMRFVEGGLSDLSVSRTSFDWGVKVPGAQGHVMYVWVDALTNYLTGCGYPDDADRMARYWAEGGDITHIIGKDIVRFHTVYWPAFLMSAKLPLPRQVFGHGFLLNRGEKMSKSVGNVADPMELADRFGVDQLRYFLLSEVTFGNDGSYSAEAIVQRANSDLGNAFGNLAQRTLSFIAKNLEGRLPEPNSNDDDAALLDIIEDTRINFRIAMGSLAPSQAIEHWMRAIFACNQYIDAQAPWTLRKTDPKRMEAVLATLYSAIGSLGVFALPIIPASASALLDQMGVPADMRHYEQAPWYAALRASGFTLIQPKPLFPRLDLTEADA
- a CDS encoding TatD family hydrolase, which gives rise to MLIDSHCHLNYKGLIEDQANVLERARARGIDLMLNIATRESEWDAVLDTAVRQPDVWATVGIHPHEADEHPHVDTAKLVERAAHPRVVGIGETGLDYYYDHSDRERQQASFRSHIVAARETGLPLIVHTRDAEADTLAIMRDEMGKGAYGGVIHCFTASGAFADAAMELGFYISISGIVTFKTAKDLQETAARLPLDRLLVETDSPFLAPVPHRGKSCEPAFVADTAQFLADLRGESIEQLAAATSANFRTLFAKVA
- a CDS encoding MBL fold metallo-hydrolase, producing MSLTLTILGCGTSSGVPRIGNDWGTCDPAEPKNRRTRVSILVESATTRILVDTSPDMRAQLLAADVIDIDAILWTHDHADHTHGLDDVRQLYHHRRTPVPGYARAQTLKLMRQRFAYAFEGRNGYHATIDGHVLPDGLRIGDIDIACIDQPHGDIWSTGFRFAHGGRSIGYATDFHALTPDMLALYDGLDLWVVDALREKPHPTHPHLALTLDGIAAARPGRAILTHMDQSMDYATLRRTLPNGVEPGYDGMVVTLDAREQGD
- a CDS encoding retropepsin-like aspartic protease family protein; protein product: MDGDQAASTLWYVLALVLVGSALIGRRMAWGGLLKMALLWVAIFAGLLGLFKFAKTQGYLTGRWAEEGETVSPDEAPAALPRARAEGETLRIPVARDGHYWVEGTINGTPARFLIDSGATITALSQSTARAAGLNYDVGAPGVILSTANGKVEAKQSTISTLAIGPIRASDLPVVVSPAFGEVNVIGMNMLSRLKGWGAQNGEMVLTP
- a CDS encoding MFS transporter translates to MTGPIAGAPTQGQRLKAIIGGSTGNLVEWYDWYAYAAFTLYFAPHFFPSEDRTAQLLSAAGIFAVGFLMRPIGAWLMGVYADRHGRKSGLTLSVALMCAGSLLIGITPGYETIGVGAPTLLVLARLMQGLSIGGEYGASATYLSEMAGKNRRGFFSSFQYVTLIAGQLVAICVLLLLQATLSEAQLDAWGWRIPFFIGGALAIVVFWLRRGLAETQSFAVAKAQGAPKSGFIELITNHPRETLTVMLLTAGGTIAFYAYSIYMQKFLVNTSGLSRETASQINAITLFAFMLLQPVAGALSDRIGRKPLMIGFGVLGMVCTYPIFATLAVTKDPLVAGLLVMAGLVIVTGYTSINAVVKAELFPAHIRALGVALPYALANTLFGGTAEFVALWFKQAGMEQAFYIYVTLMIGISLTVYVKMRDTAKHSLIRED
- the mazG gene encoding nucleoside triphosphate pyrophosphohydrolase, with the protein product MSKASPADIMPLATVMARLRDPDTGCPWDIDQDFASIAPYTIEEAYEVADAIERNDIAGLRDELGDLLLQVAFHSRMAEQAGHFALQDVIDGITEKMIRRHPHVFGEGAKREDGHAQWEAIKAAERAEKEPDPSALAGVAIALPALLRAEKLQKRAARTGFDWPDMVGVIDKIAEELDEVRAAGTADEREEEVGDLIFAVVNLARHLKVDPETALRKANAKFDRRFRSMEDMAGPDFAGLSLDDKEGLWQRAKRQEKGA
- a CDS encoding tetratricopeptide repeat protein, with product MRLTILLPLCCAIAVPAQAQSGITGIHINLPTASSAPVGGYGPDNFRSAGNGMFHDIRQAQTLIASGDYMQADSLLATLVGRTSSRQVRFLKGVAKLGLGDAEAARRYFEMSLYRGRNGNPGAMSGLALAEIRLGNRDAAQGILEKLRYQRARCDDNCDRAAPLEQAVAVVEKALT